A genomic region of Streptomyces rimosus contains the following coding sequences:
- a CDS encoding ATP-binding cassette domain-containing protein — protein MSTPESTPDGAADAAAPAAAEGTPPLVELADVSKFYGNIKALEGVSLEVHAGEITCVLGDNGAGKSTLIKIIAGLHQHDGGRFAIEGEEARLSSPREALDRGIATVYQDLAVVPLMPVWRNFFLGSEPTKGAGPFKRLDVQLMRETTRAELLRMGIDLRDVDQPIGTLSGGERQCVAIARAVYFGAKVLVLDEPTAALGVKQSGVVLKYVAAARDAGLGVVLITHNPHHAYLVGDRFVLLKRGTMAGRHTKQEIALDELTRQMAGGSELEQLSHELARAPEPSHLGGHPTH, from the coding sequence ATGAGCACCCCGGAGAGCACCCCGGACGGGGCGGCGGACGCGGCGGCCCCGGCGGCGGCCGAGGGCACCCCGCCCCTCGTGGAGCTGGCGGACGTCAGCAAGTTCTACGGCAACATCAAGGCCCTGGAAGGCGTCTCGCTGGAGGTGCACGCCGGGGAGATCACCTGCGTACTCGGTGACAACGGCGCGGGCAAGTCCACCCTCATCAAGATCATCGCGGGGCTGCACCAGCACGACGGGGGCCGCTTCGCGATCGAGGGCGAAGAGGCCCGGCTGTCCTCCCCGCGCGAGGCGCTGGACCGCGGCATCGCCACCGTGTACCAGGACCTGGCGGTCGTCCCCCTGATGCCGGTCTGGCGCAACTTCTTCCTCGGCTCCGAGCCCACCAAGGGCGCCGGCCCCTTCAAACGGCTCGACGTGCAGCTGATGCGCGAGACGACCCGCGCCGAGCTGCTGCGCATGGGCATCGACCTGCGCGACGTGGACCAGCCCATCGGCACCCTCTCCGGCGGCGAGCGACAGTGCGTGGCCATCGCCCGCGCCGTCTACTTCGGCGCGAAGGTCCTGGTCCTGGACGAGCCGACGGCGGCGCTCGGCGTCAAGCAGTCCGGCGTGGTGCTGAAGTACGTGGCGGCCGCCCGGGACGCCGGACTGGGCGTGGTGTTGATCACCCACAACCCGCACCACGCCTACCTGGTCGGCGACCGCTTCGTCCTCCTGAAGCGCGGCACGATGGCCGGGCGCCACACCAAGCAGGAGATCGCCCTGGACGAGCTGACGCGCCAGATGGCGGGCGGCAGCGAGCTGGAACAGCTCAGCCACGAACTGGCGCGGGCGCCCGAGCCCAGCCACCTCGGCGGCCACCCCACCCACTGA
- a CDS encoding ATP-binding protein produces the protein MERGGDVTCGAGRRVGRLKVFLGAAPGVGKTYRMLDEGRRRAARGTRVVAFAECHGRASTEAMLDGLDVLPRPTRGDGGAEFTAADLDRVLELRPHVVLIDELAHTNAPGSRHAKRWQDVEELLAAGIDVVATLNIQHLDSLSDVVEKITGVPQDETVPDAFVRRADQIELVDLPAEGLRRRMAHGNIYPPEKVDAALSHYFRLGNLTALRELALLWVAGRVDEALRKYRDEHRIGRVWETRERVVVALTGGAEGATLIRRAARIVSRSSGDLLAVHITRSHDLVGSSPAALAGQRQLTESLGGSYHSVVGDDVPTALLDFARSQNATQLVIGASRRGRLRRLLTRRGVGETVVERSGDIDVHTVTHEHAGQGRRWAAPGSGLPRSRRVAGPVAGLVLPLLLTLVLRAVSGPLALNLTSEALLFLLTVLGVACIGGVVSALLASVTTSLLLNLYFIPPIGHFTYAEANIVVAQAALTTVAVTVAAIVDRSLRLNRRAARATAEAESLISLAGGILRGDRAVPVLLERTRETFGMDSIALRPRDGEADSGAAGGLPSEGGDDRETRVAIGEDSVLVLKGRRLPASEHRVLTAFAAHLTAAVERARLAEAAAEVEPVKAADRMRTALLAAVGHDLRTPLSGCWAAISSLRSRDVDFSAEDREELLATAEESLAKLSRLVDNLLDMSRLQAGALTLRLEPVALTEVLPAALDTLPGSPPAAVAHVATLGLETAPDVLADPPLLERVLANLVSNAVRHSPAGRPVTIGASALAGRVELRITDRGPGIRPPDRERAFEPFQRLGDTDNTTGLGLGLALSRGLTEAMGGTLTPEDTPGGGLTMVVSLPAAPVPEAVPGAAVSARTP, from the coding sequence ATGGAGCGGGGCGGCGATGTGACCTGCGGGGCAGGGCGGCGGGTCGGCCGGCTCAAGGTTTTTCTCGGGGCGGCTCCCGGGGTGGGCAAGACCTACCGGATGCTGGACGAGGGGCGACGCCGGGCCGCGCGCGGTACGCGGGTGGTGGCCTTCGCGGAGTGCCACGGCCGTGCGTCCACCGAGGCGATGCTCGACGGGCTGGACGTACTGCCGCGGCCGACGCGCGGCGACGGCGGTGCGGAATTCACCGCGGCCGATCTGGACCGGGTGCTGGAGCTGCGGCCGCACGTGGTGCTCATCGACGAGCTCGCGCACACCAACGCGCCGGGCAGCCGGCACGCCAAACGGTGGCAGGACGTCGAGGAACTGCTGGCGGCCGGCATCGATGTCGTGGCCACGCTCAACATCCAGCACCTCGACTCGCTCAGCGATGTGGTCGAGAAGATCACCGGTGTGCCGCAGGACGAGACCGTGCCCGACGCGTTCGTCCGCCGTGCGGACCAGATCGAGCTGGTCGACCTGCCGGCCGAGGGGCTGCGGCGCCGTATGGCGCACGGCAACATCTACCCGCCGGAGAAGGTCGACGCGGCGCTCTCGCACTACTTCCGGCTCGGAAACCTCACCGCTCTACGGGAGCTGGCGCTGCTGTGGGTGGCCGGGCGGGTGGACGAGGCGCTGCGCAAGTACCGGGACGAGCACCGTATCGGCCGGGTGTGGGAGACCCGTGAACGGGTGGTGGTGGCGCTCACCGGTGGCGCGGAGGGCGCCACCCTGATCCGCCGGGCCGCCCGGATCGTGAGCCGTTCGTCCGGTGATCTGCTGGCCGTCCACATCACCCGCAGCCACGATCTGGTGGGCTCCTCGCCCGCCGCGCTGGCGGGACAGCGGCAGCTGACGGAAAGCCTGGGCGGCAGCTACCACTCGGTGGTGGGGGACGACGTACCCACCGCCCTGCTCGACTTCGCCCGGTCCCAGAACGCCACCCAGCTGGTCATCGGTGCCAGCCGCCGGGGCCGGTTGCGGCGCCTGCTGACGCGGCGCGGTGTCGGCGAGACCGTGGTCGAGCGCTCCGGCGACATCGACGTCCATACGGTGACGCACGAACACGCAGGCCAGGGGCGCAGATGGGCCGCGCCGGGAAGCGGTCTGCCACGTTCGCGGCGGGTGGCCGGTCCGGTGGCCGGCCTGGTGCTTCCGCTGCTGCTCACCCTGGTACTACGGGCCGTCTCCGGGCCGTTGGCGCTCAACCTCACCAGCGAGGCGCTGCTGTTCCTGCTCACGGTGCTGGGCGTGGCCTGCATCGGCGGGGTGGTCTCCGCGCTGCTCGCCTCCGTGACGACCTCGCTGCTGCTGAACCTCTACTTCATCCCGCCCATCGGCCACTTCACGTACGCCGAGGCCAATATCGTCGTCGCCCAGGCGGCCTTGACGACGGTCGCGGTTACCGTCGCCGCCATCGTCGACCGCTCGTTGCGGCTGAACCGGCGGGCCGCCCGGGCCACCGCGGAAGCGGAGAGCCTCATTTCGCTGGCGGGCGGCATTCTGCGCGGGGACCGGGCGGTGCCCGTCCTCCTGGAGCGCACCCGCGAGACCTTCGGCATGGACAGCATCGCGCTGCGGCCACGCGACGGGGAGGCGGATTCCGGCGCCGCGGGCGGCCTGCCGTCCGAGGGTGGTGACGACCGGGAGACCAGGGTGGCGATAGGGGAGGACAGCGTCCTGGTGCTGAAGGGACGCCGGCTGCCCGCCTCGGAGCACCGCGTCCTGACGGCCTTCGCGGCGCATCTGACCGCGGCCGTCGAACGCGCCCGGCTCGCCGAGGCCGCCGCCGAGGTCGAGCCGGTCAAGGCGGCCGACCGGATGCGTACCGCACTGCTCGCCGCGGTCGGCCACGACCTGCGCACGCCACTGTCCGGCTGCTGGGCCGCGATCAGCTCACTGCGCAGCCGTGATGTCGACTTCTCCGCCGAGGACCGCGAAGAACTGCTGGCCACCGCCGAGGAGTCGCTGGCCAAGCTCAGCCGCCTGGTCGACAACCTCCTCGACATGAGCCGGCTGCAGGCCGGTGCGCTGACCCTGCGCCTGGAGCCCGTAGCACTCACCGAAGTGCTCCCCGCGGCACTGGACACCCTGCCCGGCTCGCCCCCGGCAGCCGTCGCCCACGTGGCGACCCTGGGTCTGGAGACCGCCCCCGACGTACTCGCGGACCCGCCGCTGCTGGAACGCGTCCTCGCCAACCTGGTGTCCAACGCGGTACGCCATTCGCCTGCCGGGCGCCCGGTGACGATCGGCGCCAGCGCGCTGGCCGGGCGGGTGGAGCTCAGGATCACCGACCGGGGCCCGGGCATCCGGCCGCCCGACCGCGAGCGGGCGTTCGAGCCGTTCCAGCGGCTCGGCGACACCGACAACACCACCGGCCTCGGCCTCGGCCTGGCACTCTCCCGGGGACTCACCGAGGCGATGGGCGGCACGCTGACCCCCGAGGACACCCCCGGCGGCGGCCTGACGATGGTCGTCTCCCTGCCTGCTGCCCCGGTTCCGGAGGCGGTTCCGGGGGCGGCGGTGTCCGCCCGTACGCCGTAG
- a CDS encoding AAA family ATPase, which yields MGSSVSTDVTEAGESAIADRGPVFRPRGVVDLRGVEDVPAVLTYPAQALVVVSGLPGSGKSTLLRRLSQAAPVIDPRVVHVACEAVMPDWLPYAVYRPWARWTYFRWLRREVRSGGPLFVHDCGGRPWMRRWLARSAVRQGRELHLVMLDVGVAEALSGQEARGRWAPRRAFARHRRGLDRLLRAMPTPDATPRTAVPPTARLAEQPAPVSEAASVVLLDRRSRERVAGVEFGGVPVVGKVPQ from the coding sequence GTGGGCAGTTCGGTATCGACGGATGTGACGGAGGCGGGCGAGTCCGCCATAGCGGACCGGGGGCCGGTCTTCCGGCCGCGTGGCGTGGTGGATCTGCGGGGCGTGGAGGACGTTCCGGCGGTGCTGACGTATCCCGCGCAGGCGTTGGTGGTGGTCTCCGGCTTGCCTGGCAGCGGTAAAAGCACCCTCTTGCGGCGTCTGTCCCAGGCTGCGCCCGTCATCGATCCGCGAGTGGTCCATGTCGCCTGCGAAGCGGTGATGCCGGACTGGCTGCCGTACGCGGTGTACCGGCCCTGGGCGCGGTGGACGTACTTCCGGTGGCTGCGCAGGGAGGTACGCAGCGGCGGCCCCCTGTTCGTCCACGACTGCGGCGGCCGGCCGTGGATGCGCCGATGGCTCGCCCGGAGCGCCGTACGCCAAGGCCGCGAACTGCATCTGGTGATGCTGGACGTAGGGGTCGCCGAGGCGCTGTCCGGCCAGGAAGCCCGGGGCCGGTGGGCACCACGACGCGCCTTCGCCCGACATCGCAGAGGCTTGGACCGGTTGCTGCGGGCAATGCCCACACCGGACGCAACACCGCGGACCGCAGTCCCACCGACCGCCAGGCTCGCGGAACAGCCCGCCCCGGTGAGCGAGGCGGCATCCGTGGTGCTGCTGGACCGCCGTTCGCGGGAGCGGGTGGCGGGGGTGGAGTTCGGTGGCGTGCCGGTGGTGGGGAAGGTTCCTCAGTGA
- a CDS encoding alpha/beta fold hydrolase, whose protein sequence is MDTTTRPARQVPLGHFYDIDGRSLFLHRSGDGGPAVVFLPGAGAIGLHYLNIHQSVSRYTTSVLYDRGGTGWSGPAGLPRSLAEVAVELRELLRAAEVPAPYVLVGHSLGCAYARRFVQLFPADVAGVVYLDGVVEDWETCMPPLRSQKVPGTAALRLVSLLSRGVYRKMFASWPPGIRDLLVAHHLTVAAQRTGALERSNQPEWLHELKAAGTVPDTPLIAMTALGIDPAMRVLMSPKKLRQLRTGKRRLYDALAASVPHGEHRVLGGARHSTITTDCPEAVAQAVRDLWQRVC, encoded by the coding sequence ATGGACACCACCACACGCCCTGCGCGTCAGGTCCCGCTGGGACACTTCTATGACATCGATGGACGAAGCCTGTTCCTGCACCGGTCGGGCGACGGCGGACCGGCCGTGGTCTTTCTGCCCGGTGCCGGCGCGATCGGCCTGCATTACCTCAACATCCACCAGAGCGTCAGCCGGTACACCACCTCCGTGCTTTACGACCGTGGCGGTACGGGGTGGAGCGGCCCGGCCGGTCTTCCGCGCTCCTTGGCCGAGGTCGCCGTCGAACTGAGGGAACTGCTGCGCGCCGCGGAAGTTCCGGCCCCTTACGTACTGGTCGGGCACTCCCTCGGGTGTGCCTACGCTCGCCGCTTTGTGCAGTTGTTTCCTGCGGATGTGGCGGGCGTGGTCTATCTCGACGGTGTCGTGGAGGACTGGGAGACCTGTATGCCGCCGCTGCGTTCGCAGAAGGTACCGGGCACAGCGGCGCTGCGACTGGTGAGCCTGCTGTCCCGGGGCGTCTACCGGAAGATGTTCGCCTCATGGCCACCCGGCATACGCGATCTCCTGGTCGCACACCATCTCACCGTGGCGGCGCAGCGGACGGGTGCGCTGGAGCGCAGCAACCAGCCGGAATGGCTCCACGAGCTCAAGGCGGCGGGGACCGTGCCCGATACACCGCTGATCGCGATGACCGCCCTGGGCATCGACCCCGCCATGCGCGTGCTCATGTCACCGAAGAAGCTGCGGCAGCTGCGCACGGGCAAGCGGCGGCTCTACGACGCCCTCGCCGCGTCGGTACCGCACGGGGAACACCGCGTACTGGGCGGGGCCAGGCACAGTACGATCACCACGGACTGCCCGGAGGCCGTCGCCCAGGCCGTCCGCGACCTGTGGCAGCGGGTGTGCTGA
- a CDS encoding RidA family protein translates to MTERRAILSGSTFEEQIGYARAVVDGDWVHVSGTTGFDYTAMTISDDVVEQAEQCLRNIEAALAEAKCTFADVVRVRYLLPDRADFEPCWPALRRCFGDVRPAATMLVCGLADPRMKIEIEVYARRGAV, encoded by the coding sequence ATGACAGAGCGACGTGCGATCCTCAGCGGCTCGACCTTCGAGGAGCAGATCGGCTATGCCCGCGCCGTGGTGGACGGCGACTGGGTGCATGTGTCCGGGACGACCGGGTTCGACTACACCGCCATGACGATCTCCGACGACGTGGTGGAGCAGGCCGAGCAGTGCCTGCGCAACATCGAGGCCGCGCTGGCCGAGGCGAAGTGCACCTTCGCCGACGTGGTGCGGGTGCGCTACCTGCTGCCGGACCGCGCGGACTTCGAGCCCTGCTGGCCGGCCCTGCGCCGCTGCTTCGGCGACGTCCGGCCGGCCGCCACGATGCTCGTCTGCGGACTCGCCGACCCCCGGATGAAGATCGAGATAGAGGTGTACGCGCGGCGCGGCGCCGTGTGA
- a CDS encoding DUF1707 SHOCT-like domain-containing protein, whose translation MTFPQKDPSALLSDDEREAAVQRLQEVYAEERISYEEMDQRLGHVLTAKTHGELASALASLPEEVSAPASTIAAAGGRIRRRGAWRVPRVLKVGSAYGRVRLDLSRAVIEHPVVDIELQLGTGGARITVPRDAIVDVEGLSTGWKDLRYKARPSPRPGGPKIRIFGTMGYGRLRIRHARR comes from the coding sequence GTGACCTTTCCGCAGAAAGACCCGTCAGCACTGCTCAGCGACGACGAGCGCGAGGCGGCTGTACAGCGCCTTCAAGAGGTATACGCCGAGGAGCGCATCTCGTACGAGGAGATGGACCAGCGTCTCGGCCACGTGCTCACCGCCAAGACCCACGGCGAGCTCGCGTCGGCTCTGGCCTCGCTACCCGAGGAGGTTTCGGCCCCCGCCTCAACGATCGCCGCGGCCGGCGGTCGGATCCGGCGGCGCGGTGCGTGGCGAGTGCCCCGGGTCCTCAAGGTCGGCTCCGCATACGGAAGGGTGCGGCTTGACCTGTCCAGGGCGGTCATCGAGCATCCGGTCGTCGACATCGAGCTGCAACTCGGCACCGGTGGAGCCAGGATCACGGTGCCCCGGGACGCGATCGTGGACGTCGAGGGCCTGAGTACCGGATGGAAGGACCTGCGCTACAAGGCCCGGCCGAGTCCCCGCCCCGGCGGGCCGAAGATCCGGATCTTCGGCACGATGGGGTACGGGCGGTTGAGGATCCGGCACGCGCGGCGTTAG
- a CDS encoding ROK family glucokinase — protein sequence MSTYRDRVHRGSARATVLRTVGTRERRSHLSAPRVPTVGIDIGGTKVMAGVVDADGMILEKVRTETPDKSKSPKVVEDVITELVLDLSDRHDVHAVGIGAAGWVDADRSTVLFAPHLNWRNEPLRDRLAGRLAVPVMVDNDANTAAWAEWRFGAGRGEDHLVMITLGTGIGGAILENGAVKRGKYGVAGEFGHMQVVPAGHRCPCGNRGCWEQYSSGNALVREARELAAADSPVAYNIIDRVGGRVTDITGPLITELAREGDAMCVELLQDIGQWLGVGIANLAAALDPSCFVIGGGVSAADDLLIGPARDAFRRTLTGRGYRPEARIAKAQLGPEAGMVGAADLARLVARRFRRANRRRVERYERYERSGRR from the coding sequence ATGAGCACGTACCGGGACCGGGTGCACCGAGGATCGGCCAGAGCGACCGTGCTGCGCACGGTGGGCACCCGCGAGCGGCGTTCCCACCTGAGCGCGCCCCGCGTGCCGACCGTCGGCATCGACATCGGCGGGACCAAGGTGATGGCCGGCGTCGTCGACGCGGACGGCATGATCCTGGAGAAGGTCCGCACCGAGACGCCCGACAAGTCCAAGAGCCCCAAGGTCGTCGAGGACGTCATCACCGAACTGGTGCTGGACCTCTCCGACCGGCACGATGTGCACGCGGTGGGCATCGGCGCGGCCGGCTGGGTCGACGCCGACCGCAGCACCGTCCTGTTCGCACCCCACCTGAACTGGCGCAACGAGCCGCTGCGCGACCGTCTCGCGGGCCGCCTGGCGGTCCCCGTCATGGTCGACAACGACGCCAACACGGCCGCCTGGGCCGAGTGGCGCTTCGGCGCGGGCCGAGGCGAGGACCACCTCGTGATGATCACGCTCGGTACCGGTATCGGCGGCGCGATCCTGGAGAACGGCGCGGTCAAGCGAGGGAAGTACGGAGTGGCCGGCGAGTTCGGCCATATGCAGGTGGTGCCGGCCGGGCACCGCTGCCCGTGCGGCAACCGCGGCTGCTGGGAGCAGTACAGCTCCGGCAACGCGCTGGTCCGCGAGGCGCGCGAGCTGGCCGCCGCCGACTCTCCCGTCGCGTACAACATCATTGACCGGGTCGGCGGCCGCGTCACCGACATCACCGGCCCGCTGATCACCGAGCTGGCCCGCGAGGGCGACGCGATGTGCGTCGAGCTGCTCCAGGACATCGGCCAGTGGCTGGGCGTCGGCATCGCCAATCTGGCCGCCGCGCTGGATCCTTCCTGCTTCGTGATCGGCGGCGGCGTCAGCGCCGCCGACGACCTGCTCATCGGCCCGGCCCGGGACGCCTTCCGGCGCACCCTGACCGGCCGCGGCTACCGCCCCGAGGCCCGGATCGCCAAGGCCCAGCTGGGTCCCGAGGCCGGGATGGTCGGCGCCGCCGACCTGGCGCGCCTGGTGGCCCGCCGCTTCCGGCGCGCCAACCGCCGTCGCGTGGAACGCTATGAGCGGTACGAACGATCGGGCCGGCGATGA
- a CDS encoding ABC transporter permease, with product MSTADTPVKDSGPRGGAGPDERLVHRSLARRLMSRPELGAVVGAAAVFLFFSFAADTFLRASSLSTVLYASSTIGIMAVPVALLMIGGEFDLSAGVMVVSSALVSSMFSYQMTANVWVGVGVSLLVTLAIGVFNGFLLTRTKLPSFIITLGTFFMLTGLNLGFTKLISGTVSTKSIADMEGFDSARALFASHLSVGGVDIQVTILWWIGLVALATWILLRTRAGNWIFAVGGGADAARAVGVPVTRTRIGLYMGVALAAWISGQHLLFSYDAIQSGDGVGNEFLYIIAAAVGGCLMTGGYGSAIGAAVGAFIFGMASKGIVYAQWNPDWYKFFLGAMLLLATLLNAWVRKRAEATK from the coding sequence ATGAGCACCGCGGACACACCCGTGAAGGACAGCGGACCGCGCGGCGGCGCGGGTCCCGACGAGCGGCTGGTGCACCGGTCGCTGGCGCGCCGCCTGATGAGCCGCCCCGAGCTGGGCGCCGTGGTCGGCGCCGCGGCGGTCTTCCTCTTCTTCTCCTTCGCCGCCGACACCTTCCTGCGCGCGTCCAGCCTCTCGACCGTGCTGTACGCGTCGTCCACCATCGGGATCATGGCGGTGCCGGTGGCGCTGCTGATGATCGGCGGCGAGTTCGATCTGTCGGCCGGTGTCATGGTCGTCAGCTCGGCGCTCGTCTCGTCCATGTTCAGCTACCAGATGACGGCCAACGTCTGGGTCGGCGTCGGGGTGTCCCTGCTGGTCACCCTGGCCATCGGGGTCTTCAACGGCTTTCTGCTGACCCGTACGAAACTGCCCAGCTTCATCATCACGCTCGGTACGTTCTTCATGCTGACCGGCCTCAACCTCGGCTTCACCAAGCTGATCAGCGGCACCGTCTCCACGAAGTCCATCGCCGACATGGAGGGCTTCGACTCGGCCCGGGCGCTCTTCGCGTCCCACCTGAGCGTCGGCGGCGTGGACATCCAGGTCACGATCCTGTGGTGGATCGGCCTGGTCGCGCTGGCCACCTGGATCCTGCTGCGCACCCGCGCCGGCAACTGGATCTTCGCGGTGGGCGGCGGCGCGGACGCCGCGCGGGCGGTCGGCGTCCCGGTCACCAGGACCAGGATCGGTCTGTACATGGGCGTGGCGCTGGCGGCCTGGATCTCCGGGCAGCACCTGCTGTTCTCCTACGACGCGATCCAGTCCGGCGACGGCGTCGGCAACGAGTTCCTCTACATCATCGCGGCCGCGGTCGGCGGCTGCCTGATGACCGGCGGCTACGGCTCGGCGATCGGCGCCGCCGTCGGCGCCTTCATCTTCGGCATGGCCAGCAAGGGCATCGTGTACGCGCAGTGGAACCCGGACTGGTACAAGTTCTTCCTCGGGGCGATGCTGCTGCTGGCCACGCTCCTGAACGCATGGGTCCGCAAGCGGGCGGAGGCGACGAAATGA
- a CDS encoding MerR family transcriptional regulator, translated as MLTIGRLAAHVGVTVRAVRHYHQRGLLAEPERDRSGYRRYGAQAVVDLIRIKTLADAGVPLARIDELLAARPEEFARAVTEVEQDLSRRIRELTRRRRSIARLAAGDRLFLPSEVIGILDRQRAFGVSERMVRIERDSWIMLVALAPESVPEWVAAKEKALADPDFRRLYLTCDEAMDWEADDPRLPGLAAAMAAWKARQPPHELPGPGTLALMDANATAASPAWRRLEELLSRDRRV; from the coding sequence GTGCTCACCATCGGCCGGCTCGCGGCCCACGTCGGGGTCACGGTACGAGCCGTACGCCATTACCACCAACGCGGTCTGCTGGCCGAGCCCGAACGCGACCGCTCCGGCTACCGGCGCTACGGCGCCCAGGCCGTGGTGGACCTGATCCGCATCAAGACCCTGGCCGATGCCGGCGTGCCCCTGGCCCGCATCGACGAACTCCTCGCCGCCCGGCCCGAGGAGTTCGCCCGGGCCGTCACCGAGGTCGAGCAGGATCTGTCGCGCAGGATTCGTGAACTCACCCGCCGGCGCCGCAGCATCGCGCGCCTGGCCGCGGGAGACCGCCTCTTCCTGCCCTCCGAGGTCATCGGCATCCTCGACCGGCAGCGCGCCTTCGGTGTCAGTGAGCGCATGGTACGTATCGAACGCGACTCCTGGATCATGCTGGTGGCCCTGGCGCCGGAATCGGTCCCGGAGTGGGTCGCCGCAAAGGAGAAGGCACTTGCCGACCCGGATTTCCGGCGTCTTTACCTGACCTGCGACGAGGCGATGGACTGGGAAGCCGACGACCCGCGGCTGCCCGGCCTCGCCGCCGCCATGGCGGCCTGGAAGGCGCGGCAACCACCGCACGAACTGCCCGGCCCCGGGACGCTCGCCCTCATGGACGCCAATGCCACCGCCGCCTCACCAGCATGGCGACGACTGGAAGAGCTCCTTTCCCGCGATCGCCGAGTTTGA
- a CDS encoding LysR family transcriptional regulator: protein MERPELPLPQLHAFVVLAEELHFGHAAARLGIAQPPLSQQIRRLEDKVGHALFSRRPGQVALTPAGRELLPAARRALADLASGLAAARAIGSGRAGRLRIGFAASLALTVLPGLLHTFRQRFPDVHLDIQEMTTAPQITALRDKTIDIGLVREPSPEADLGFKTVLREPFVAVLPAAHPLAAQRTVKLADLADLPFVLLPRAVGPQLYDQITGLCVGAGFTPRIAQHAVEWQTVCALVKTGLGVSLAPASIRRIRLEGVAFRTIAPDTARTRVAVAWRRNDENPLIGHLLATVSQEAPGGD, encoded by the coding sequence ATGGAACGGCCCGAACTTCCCCTCCCGCAGCTGCACGCCTTCGTCGTGCTCGCCGAGGAGCTCCACTTCGGTCACGCGGCCGCCCGCCTGGGCATCGCCCAGCCGCCGCTGAGCCAGCAGATCCGCCGCCTGGAGGACAAGGTCGGTCACGCGCTGTTCAGCCGCCGGCCGGGACAGGTCGCCCTCACCCCGGCCGGGCGCGAACTGCTGCCCGCCGCGCGGCGGGCCCTCGCCGACCTCGCGTCCGGCCTGGCCGCGGCCCGCGCCATCGGCAGCGGCCGGGCCGGACGCCTGCGGATCGGCTTCGCCGCCTCCCTGGCCCTGACCGTCCTGCCCGGTCTGCTGCACACCTTCCGGCAGCGGTTCCCCGACGTGCACCTCGACATCCAGGAGATGACCACGGCGCCGCAGATCACCGCCCTGCGCGACAAGACCATCGACATCGGCCTGGTACGCGAGCCCTCCCCCGAAGCGGACCTCGGTTTCAAGACGGTGCTCCGCGAGCCCTTCGTGGCCGTGCTGCCCGCCGCTCACCCACTGGCCGCCCAGCGCACCGTGAAACTCGCGGACTTGGCGGACCTGCCGTTCGTACTGCTGCCCCGGGCGGTCGGCCCGCAGCTGTACGACCAGATCACCGGTCTGTGCGTCGGCGCGGGCTTCACGCCGCGGATCGCCCAGCACGCGGTGGAGTGGCAGACCGTGTGCGCGCTGGTGAAAACCGGACTCGGCGTCTCACTGGCCCCGGCAAGCATCCGGCGCATCCGGCTCGAAGGCGTCGCCTTCCGCACCATCGCACCGGATACCGCCCGTACGCGCGTCGCTGTCGCCTGGCGCAGGAACGACGAGAACCCGCTGATAGGGCACCTGTTGGCGACCGTCAGCCAGGAGGCGCCGGGCGGGGACTGA